One segment of Rhodopirellula baltica SH 1 DNA contains the following:
- a CDS encoding aromatic ring-hydroxylating oxygenase subunit alpha, with protein MFVNKTKLPHLLLPEHYSSQSQYEVEMEAMFRPQWHWVGSLHDAPGDGDFFTRELFGVPILVRNHQGAYHCFLNVCPHRHSTLSSECSGNSPTLKCQYHGWGFNVDGSSGRIPDAKNFRPMSGGPECLKKFALAVHGPLIFVSLDPSCPPLTEQFAPFASVTDEFSSDRWAHAETWHYDFPANWKVVAENTVESYHLESVHTDSFRFEPEDAIEHEIHDGGTIMRATIKSSPWSTRFSNWVTTQIQPGCSPQYRMHHLFPHLFLMRTDVMLQVMVLMPTSPTTCRVTVSVFVLRREHETIWSKWLTRFWGRVKTSAVKKILAEDASLYPGIQTGMEHSPFKGCVSTREELVHALQNHVAEKCGLRSEASRDEVPVRVDAPVSNEGGR; from the coding sequence ATGTTCGTCAACAAAACTAAGTTGCCGCATCTTCTGTTGCCGGAGCACTACAGCAGCCAATCGCAATATGAAGTCGAGATGGAAGCGATGTTCCGGCCTCAGTGGCATTGGGTGGGATCGTTGCATGATGCTCCCGGCGATGGGGACTTCTTCACTCGTGAGCTGTTTGGCGTTCCCATTTTGGTGCGGAATCATCAGGGTGCTTATCACTGCTTTCTCAATGTGTGTCCTCACCGGCACAGCACGTTGTCGAGTGAATGCAGTGGAAACAGCCCCACTTTGAAGTGCCAATATCACGGATGGGGATTCAATGTGGACGGTTCGAGCGGTCGCATTCCGGATGCAAAGAATTTCCGGCCGATGAGCGGCGGACCGGAGTGTCTGAAAAAGTTTGCGCTCGCCGTCCACGGACCCTTGATATTCGTATCGCTCGATCCGAGTTGTCCTCCACTGACGGAACAGTTCGCTCCGTTTGCTTCGGTGACGGACGAGTTCTCAAGTGATCGCTGGGCTCATGCTGAAACTTGGCACTACGATTTTCCAGCGAACTGGAAAGTGGTGGCGGAAAACACCGTCGAGTCGTATCACCTGGAATCCGTGCACACGGATAGCTTTCGTTTCGAACCGGAAGATGCGATTGAACACGAGATTCACGATGGTGGCACGATCATGCGGGCAACCATCAAGTCCTCGCCATGGTCGACGCGGTTTTCTAATTGGGTGACAACACAGATTCAGCCTGGATGTTCTCCGCAATACCGTATGCACCATCTCTTTCCCCATCTGTTTTTGATGCGGACCGACGTGATGCTTCAGGTGATGGTGTTGATGCCGACATCCCCGACAACTTGTCGGGTGACCGTTTCAGTCTTCGTGCTTCGGCGTGAACACGAAACGATATGGTCAAAATGGCTAACTCGATTCTGGGGTCGCGTCAAAACATCGGCGGTCAAGAAAATCTTGGCTGAGGATGCGTCGCTTTATCCTGGAATTCAGACCGGAATGGAGCACAGTCCGTTCAAGGGCTGCGTCAGCACTCGGGAAGAACTCGTGCATGCGTTGCAAAACCATGTGGCCGAGAAGTGTGGCCTGCGATCGGAGGCGTCCCGTGATGAAGTGCCCGTCCGAGTGGACGCGCCGGTCAGCAACGAAGGTGGGCGATGA
- the rpsB gene encoding 30S ribosomal protein S2 — protein MANEIVKEMIEAGVHFGHRTSLWNPKMAPYIFGKKNQIHILDIRETLRGLLRAKKYLSQVAAGGSLILFVGTKRQAGEAVEEQSLRCGMPFVSERWLGGTLTNFRTIRSRLGRLEELEALRAGDGINDYSKKMQSSLNREYRKMYRNLNGLRTMNRLPEVMFIVDPGKERNAVREAKRLGITTVALIDTDSDPSQIDLPIPGNDDGIRSVEMIMRELADAVIAGKGQTQTEAAPNAQAAPEAAAPAEQPAEEAAAASSEG, from the coding sequence ATGGCGAATGAAATTGTCAAAGAGATGATTGAAGCTGGTGTCCACTTTGGTCACCGCACCAGTCTCTGGAATCCGAAGATGGCTCCTTACATCTTCGGCAAGAAAAACCAAATCCACATCCTCGACATTCGCGAAACGCTTCGCGGTCTGCTTCGAGCGAAGAAGTATTTGTCGCAAGTTGCCGCTGGCGGCAGCTTGATCCTGTTCGTCGGCACCAAGCGTCAGGCTGGTGAAGCCGTCGAAGAGCAGTCGCTGCGTTGCGGCATGCCTTTCGTCAGCGAGCGTTGGCTCGGTGGCACGCTGACCAACTTCCGCACCATTCGTAGCCGACTGGGCCGTTTGGAAGAGCTGGAAGCACTGCGTGCAGGCGATGGCATCAACGACTACAGCAAGAAAATGCAATCGTCGTTGAACCGCGAATATCGCAAGATGTATCGCAACCTGAACGGTCTGCGAACGATGAACCGTTTGCCAGAAGTCATGTTCATCGTCGACCCAGGCAAAGAACGCAACGCGGTTCGCGAAGCAAAACGATTGGGCATCACAACCGTTGCTCTGATCGATACCGACAGCGACCCAAGCCAAATCGATTTGCCGATTCCAGGCAACGATGACGGGATCCGCAGCGTTGAAATGATCATGCGTGAATTGGCCGACGCCGTGATCGCTGGCAAGGGACAAACCCAAACCGAAGCGGCACCAAACGCACAAGCTGCTCCTGAAGCCGCCGCGCCAGCAGAACAACCTGCTGAAGAAGCTGCCGCCGCGTCAAGCGAAGGCTGA
- the tsf gene encoding translation elongation factor Ts, giving the protein MTTISAKAVSELRKSTGAGMMDCKKALEESGGDLDGAMDYLRKKGQKVAAKRADREASEGVVAAVVEGNKGLLLSLGCETDFVAKNEAFIELTNTIAKMAFDADCKTIDDVNALEIDGTTVKERLVNETGKVGEKIEVTNLEVVEGENLASYIHAGAKIGVLVSYKDGAKDDADQFFRGVSMHIAAMKPSILHPNEFDEEFVQKETEALQAQINAENELNEKENLGKPMKNVPQFASRRQLTPEVLAATEEAIKEELKAEGKPEKIWDKIVPGKLERFIADNTLLDQERCLLSQFYALDDTKTVEAAIKEFHPEAEVVAFKRISVN; this is encoded by the coding sequence ATGACGACGATTTCCGCTAAGGCGGTGAGCGAACTTCGCAAGTCCACCGGCGCTGGGATGATGGACTGCAAGAAGGCACTGGAAGAATCCGGTGGCGACTTGGACGGCGCAATGGACTACCTCCGCAAGAAAGGCCAAAAGGTCGCCGCGAAACGTGCGGACCGCGAAGCTTCCGAAGGCGTCGTGGCTGCTGTGGTCGAAGGCAACAAAGGTCTGCTTCTGTCGCTTGGTTGCGAAACCGATTTCGTTGCTAAGAACGAAGCGTTCATCGAGTTGACGAATACCATCGCCAAGATGGCTTTCGATGCTGACTGCAAAACCATCGACGACGTCAACGCACTCGAAATTGACGGGACGACTGTCAAGGAACGTTTGGTCAACGAAACCGGCAAGGTCGGCGAAAAGATCGAAGTGACGAACCTGGAAGTCGTTGAAGGCGAAAACCTGGCTTCGTACATCCACGCGGGTGCGAAGATCGGCGTTTTGGTTTCGTACAAAGATGGAGCAAAAGACGACGCGGATCAGTTCTTCCGCGGCGTGTCGATGCACATCGCTGCTATGAAACCTTCGATCCTTCACCCCAACGAATTCGACGAAGAGTTCGTGCAGAAGGAAACCGAAGCACTTCAGGCTCAGATCAACGCTGAGAATGAGTTGAACGAGAAGGAGAATCTCGGCAAGCCGATGAAGAACGTTCCTCAGTTCGCTAGCCGTCGCCAATTGACTCCCGAAGTTTTGGCTGCGACTGAAGAAGCGATCAAGGAAGAATTGAAAGCCGAAGGCAAGCCCGAGAAGATCTGGGACAAAATCGTTCCTGGGAAGCTCGAGCGTTTCATCGCTGACAACACTTTGCTCGATCAAGAGCGTTGCTTGTTGAGCCAGTTCTACGCCTTGGATGACACCAAGACCGTGGAAGCCGCGATCAAAGAATTCCACCCCGAAGCTGAAGTGGTGGCCTTCAAACGTATCTCCGTCAACTGA
- a CDS encoding prenyltransferase/squalene oxidase repeat-containing protein has protein sequence MSGYLQELTLRLSVGASRLTPEFRSRHANWLKNCQRDDGGFAGREGESDPYYTSFALRTLWVLGELDVETAESAGRFLRQRMQKRDSIVDLMSLIFAAAILEMASGVVVISDEDHQWRDNVAALLAKLRTEDGGFAKTPEGRAGSTYQTFLSVLCHELMEVPVPDVEGVLRFLVSQNQPDGGYREIRVAKRAGVNPTAAAIGSLKTLGHLDATEQTDTIEFLLEMQGDEGGLAANTRIPFADLLSSCTGLITLVDLGAASRLDAPRLQSYAESMQRDGGFVGFALDQTPDVEYTFYGVATMSLLQTLDL, from the coding sequence TTGAGTGGCTATCTGCAAGAACTGACGCTTCGTTTGTCCGTCGGTGCAAGCCGCTTGACTCCTGAATTCCGTTCTCGCCACGCCAACTGGCTGAAGAACTGTCAACGCGACGATGGTGGATTCGCCGGTCGCGAAGGCGAAAGCGATCCCTACTACACCAGCTTCGCATTGCGAACACTGTGGGTGCTCGGAGAACTGGACGTCGAAACAGCCGAATCCGCGGGCCGCTTCCTGCGACAACGGATGCAGAAACGTGACTCCATTGTCGACCTGATGTCGCTGATCTTTGCCGCCGCCATCCTCGAAATGGCATCGGGCGTCGTTGTGATCTCCGATGAAGACCACCAATGGCGGGACAACGTCGCCGCGCTGCTGGCCAAGCTTCGCACCGAAGATGGCGGGTTCGCGAAAACACCCGAAGGCCGGGCGGGAAGCACCTATCAAACGTTCTTGTCAGTCCTGTGCCATGAACTGATGGAAGTTCCCGTTCCGGATGTGGAAGGCGTGTTGCGATTCTTAGTCAGCCAGAACCAGCCGGACGGCGGCTACCGAGAGATTCGTGTTGCGAAACGAGCAGGCGTGAACCCGACGGCCGCGGCAATTGGATCGCTGAAGACACTCGGGCATCTGGATGCAACCGAACAAACCGACACGATCGAATTCCTGCTTGAGATGCAGGGCGACGAAGGCGGGCTGGCCGCGAACACTCGAATCCCGTTTGCGGACCTGCTGAGTTCCTGCACTGGATTGATCACGCTGGTCGACCTGGGCGCCGCTTCGCGTTTGGATGCGCCGCGACTGCAAAGCTATGCCGAGTCGATGCAGCGCGACGGCGGCTTCGTCGGCTTCGCCCTCGACCAAACTCCGGACGTCGAATACACGTTCTATGGCGTTGCCACGATGTCGTTGTTGCAGACGTTGGATTTATAG
- the flgK gene encoding flagellar hook-associated protein FlgK, producing the protein MGLFGTIQQSKGALDAAQIGLQVVGNNIANANTEGYIRQRLEQTPAVAYRQGNLIQGHGVRATGVVQVIDQQLAERMFNAKTAAAGADSLSSAYGQLETLITDLDGGGLNEQFSLFNNALHDLSTQPNDAATREFVIIQGEALATSMKQIRTRAGELQDGWNAEVDEAATQINRLTERIAQLNVEIATIEGGGTLGSDATGLRDQRYRDLEELASYVNINFQEQASGNVSVFVGGDYLIADGNRREVYSAYDEDAGGLEVRIVDTDAPLKAKGGKLGAAIEARGGVFGDYVENLDQMAAALIRGVNSVHSQGQGRTGFSSLVSSNTSEPGVPLNAAELPFEPNNGSFDFNIVDTSGELISTTRINVRNLGTIDDSTISSIVADINAVEGVTASISGDGRVRIDSDSATSKFTFGEDTSGFLAAAGLNTFFTGSSAVDIAVNSVVKDDIDLLAISNGGINADTNTLYNLLDIVDEPLDELGNRSIRGMHEQAISTLGREISVQKSATDGLNDLYASLQSQHLAITGVNIDEESIKMISYQRAFQASSRVISTAAEMLDILLAI; encoded by the coding sequence ATGGGGCTGTTCGGCACCATTCAACAATCGAAGGGCGCGCTCGACGCGGCTCAGATTGGACTGCAAGTCGTTGGCAACAACATCGCCAACGCCAACACCGAAGGCTATATCCGCCAGCGTCTCGAGCAGACGCCCGCAGTGGCGTATCGCCAGGGCAACTTGATCCAAGGTCATGGTGTTCGCGCCACCGGTGTCGTGCAGGTCATCGACCAGCAGTTGGCCGAGCGGATGTTCAACGCCAAGACCGCGGCGGCCGGTGCGGACTCGCTCAGTTCGGCCTACGGTCAGCTTGAAACGCTGATCACCGACCTAGATGGCGGCGGGTTGAACGAGCAATTCAGCCTCTTCAACAACGCACTGCACGATCTGTCGACCCAACCCAATGACGCGGCCACCCGTGAATTTGTGATCATCCAAGGCGAAGCTCTCGCCACCAGTATGAAACAAATCCGGACCAGAGCCGGCGAACTGCAAGACGGCTGGAACGCGGAAGTGGACGAAGCCGCCACACAGATCAACCGACTGACAGAACGAATCGCACAGCTCAACGTCGAGATCGCTACCATCGAAGGCGGTGGGACACTCGGAAGCGATGCAACCGGTCTTCGCGACCAACGCTATCGCGACCTCGAAGAACTGGCCAGTTACGTCAACATCAACTTCCAAGAACAGGCATCGGGGAACGTCAGCGTTTTCGTCGGCGGGGACTACCTGATCGCCGATGGCAATCGGCGCGAGGTCTACTCGGCTTACGACGAGGACGCGGGTGGATTGGAAGTTCGAATTGTGGATACCGATGCACCACTCAAAGCGAAAGGCGGGAAACTCGGAGCCGCCATCGAAGCTCGAGGCGGCGTCTTTGGCGATTACGTCGAGAACCTGGATCAGATGGCGGCCGCATTGATCCGTGGAGTCAACAGCGTTCACTCACAAGGCCAAGGCCGCACGGGATTTTCATCCTTGGTATCGAGCAACACCAGCGAACCGGGTGTTCCCCTGAACGCCGCAGAACTGCCATTTGAACCGAACAACGGCAGCTTCGATTTCAACATCGTCGACACCAGCGGCGAATTGATCAGCACCACACGGATCAACGTTCGAAACCTGGGAACAATCGATGACTCGACCATCTCATCGATCGTTGCAGACATCAATGCGGTCGAAGGCGTGACCGCGTCGATCTCGGGCGACGGGCGAGTTCGAATCGATAGTGATTCGGCGACATCCAAGTTCACCTTTGGTGAAGACACTAGTGGCTTCCTCGCCGCGGCTGGGTTGAACACGTTCTTCACCGGTTCATCGGCGGTCGACATCGCCGTGAACTCCGTCGTGAAAGACGACATCGACTTGCTGGCAATTTCCAATGGCGGCATCAACGCCGACACCAACACGCTGTACAACCTGTTGGATATCGTTGATGAACCACTCGACGAACTCGGCAACCGCTCCATTCGTGGGATGCACGAACAGGCCATTTCGACGTTGGGACGCGAAATCAGTGTGCAAAAAAGTGCGACCGATGGGCTGAACGATTTGTATGCATCGCTACAAAGCCAACACCTTGCGATCACCGGTGTGAACATCGACGAAGAGTCGATTAAGATGATCTCTTACCAACGCGCGTTCCAAGCTTCCTCGCGTGTGATTTCAACCGCAGCGGAAATGCTGGACATCTTGTTGGCAATTTGA
- the trpB gene encoding tryptophan synthase subunit beta, whose translation MSTAPSQQHASAQVPDPRGRFGDFGGRFVPETLTRALDELSEEYEKAKRDPEFQRELDGLLKTFVGRPSPLYHAKRLSSAVGGAQIWLKREDLNHTGAHKINNTIGQALLTLRMGKTRVIAETGAGQHGVASATACAHFGLPCTVYMGAEDIRRQKPNVFSMKLLGANISAVESGSRTLRDAVNEAMRDWMSSVEDTHYIIGSVIGPHPFPMMVRDFQSVIGRETREQCRDTFGRLPDCVVACVGGGSNAAGMFYPFVEDEGVRMVGVEAGGRSATPGDHASPLSYGNPGVLHGSYSYVMQDEDGQTCDVHSMSAGLDYPGVGPEHSYWKDTKRVDYIDCRDDEALTAFERLASSEGILAALETSHAVAKAIEIAGKMSDQEHLVICLSGRGDKDSMEIARLRGEEW comes from the coding sequence ATGAGTACCGCCCCGTCGCAGCAACACGCCTCCGCCCAAGTTCCCGATCCCCGCGGGCGATTTGGCGATTTTGGTGGCCGTTTCGTTCCCGAGACACTCACGCGGGCACTCGATGAGCTTTCCGAAGAGTACGAGAAGGCCAAGCGGGACCCGGAATTCCAGCGTGAATTGGATGGATTGCTGAAGACCTTCGTCGGTCGCCCCAGCCCGCTGTATCACGCCAAACGGTTGTCGTCGGCGGTTGGTGGAGCCCAAATTTGGTTGAAACGCGAAGACCTCAACCACACCGGTGCTCACAAAATCAACAACACGATCGGGCAAGCGTTGCTGACGTTGCGAATGGGGAAAACCCGAGTGATCGCCGAAACGGGTGCCGGACAACACGGCGTGGCGTCGGCGACCGCTTGTGCGCACTTTGGTCTGCCCTGCACCGTTTACATGGGTGCGGAAGACATCCGGCGGCAGAAACCCAATGTGTTCAGCATGAAGTTGCTCGGTGCCAATATCTCGGCCGTCGAGTCCGGTTCGCGGACGCTGCGTGATGCCGTCAACGAAGCGATGCGAGACTGGATGTCTTCGGTTGAGGACACCCACTACATCATCGGCAGCGTGATCGGTCCGCACCCATTCCCGATGATGGTTCGCGATTTCCAATCGGTGATCGGTCGCGAAACCCGCGAGCAGTGCCGAGACACATTTGGGCGTTTGCCTGATTGCGTCGTCGCATGCGTCGGCGGTGGCAGCAACGCGGCCGGCATGTTCTATCCGTTTGTGGAAGACGAAGGTGTTCGAATGGTCGGTGTCGAAGCCGGCGGTCGATCAGCAACGCCCGGCGATCACGCGTCGCCATTGTCTTATGGAAACCCCGGTGTCTTGCACGGCAGTTACAGCTATGTGATGCAAGACGAGGATGGGCAAACGTGCGACGTCCATTCGATGAGCGCAGGGTTGGACTATCCCGGTGTTGGTCCAGAACACAGTTATTGGAAAGACACCAAACGCGTTGACTACATCGATTGTCGTGACGACGAGGCGTTGACCGCGTTTGAACGATTGGCATCCAGCGAAGGTATTCTCGCGGCACTTGAAACCTCACATGCGGTGGCCAAAGCCATCGAGATCGCGGGCAAGATGTCGGACCAAGAACACTTGGTGATTTGCTTGTCCGGCCGAGGCGACAAGGACTCGATGGAAATCGCTCGTCTTCGCGGCGAAGAGTGGTGA
- a CDS encoding class I SAM-dependent methyltransferase, translating into MSAQDRTLDHYQELMTINATSHVLRTGRELGLFDALLEGQKTLEVLAERTGLPESRLLLLLRPLTSVGIIEKYAEDYAISSVARLLCQYDADLGDAVWKNASAALKSESQSSVDTDVPQSRFDSIAATQWVHTPAAMQAAEILDFGPTPAEDGSEEGEGTVLSSEESEPQTLLDLGCGSAVWSCAAAHRDPQLRVTLVDHPGALEAAMATANSIELGDRFESIEGDALTAELPEGQFDHVLIAQRLNSYSPDQIRLMLQRATSAVKPGGRVIVIDSFEGPNRPSLAESIEALRIGIETEGGAVPELKEAQERMKDAGLESIQFTFIAASRVGLGLMTGIKP; encoded by the coding sequence ATGTCTGCCCAAGACCGTACCCTGGATCACTACCAGGAATTGATGACCATCAACGCGACTTCGCATGTGTTGCGAACCGGCCGTGAGCTCGGTTTGTTCGACGCGTTATTAGAAGGCCAAAAAACACTTGAAGTGTTAGCCGAACGAACCGGTTTGCCCGAGTCGCGATTGTTGCTGTTGCTGCGACCGCTGACATCAGTGGGCATCATCGAGAAGTACGCAGAGGACTACGCGATCTCTTCGGTGGCTCGATTGTTGTGCCAATACGACGCGGACCTGGGTGATGCGGTTTGGAAGAACGCTTCGGCAGCGTTGAAATCAGAATCGCAATCGTCGGTCGATACCGACGTGCCGCAAAGCCGATTTGATTCGATTGCTGCGACTCAGTGGGTGCACACTCCCGCGGCGATGCAGGCTGCTGAGATCTTGGACTTTGGTCCAACACCGGCAGAAGACGGCAGCGAGGAAGGGGAAGGCACGGTCTTAAGTTCTGAAGAATCAGAACCCCAAACCTTGCTCGACCTGGGATGTGGTTCGGCGGTTTGGAGCTGTGCGGCGGCTCATCGCGACCCGCAACTTCGTGTCACGTTGGTCGATCACCCCGGCGCTTTGGAAGCCGCCATGGCAACGGCCAATTCGATTGAATTGGGCGATCGCTTTGAATCTATCGAAGGCGACGCGCTCACAGCCGAACTTCCTGAGGGGCAGTTCGATCATGTTTTGATCGCTCAACGACTCAACAGCTACTCGCCTGATCAAATTCGTTTGATGTTGCAACGAGCGACATCCGCGGTGAAGCCGGGCGGTCGAGTGATCGTGATTGATTCATTCGAAGGACCGAACCGCCCAAGTCTGGCTGAGTCGATCGAAGCGTTGCGGATTGGGATCGAAACCGAAGGTGGTGCGGTACCCGAGCTGAAAGAGGCTCAGGAGCGAATGAAAGACGCCGGACTGGAGTCGATCCAGTTCACCTTCATCGCCGCCAGTCGTGTTGGTTTGGGACTGATGACCGGAATCAAGCCGTGA
- a CDS encoding aminotransferase class V-fold PLP-dependent enzyme → MVSKPSSRGTNTSIGSDLGDDPWSWWRDRMPVTKHWAYFDHAAVAPISQPAAEALRSFADVAASHGDVHWMDWSNAVNQLRDLTSDLIHCEKEEVTLVPNTTTGINLVAEGLDWKPGDNMVVPEGEFPSNLYPWLNQQSRGVEIRIVPRRDGRVEVADLMAQVDDRTRLISVSWVGYASGFRVDLGHLVKEAHSRGVLVFLDAIQGLGMYPLDMRSCDVDFVAADGHKWLLGPEGAGVAVIRQRHLNSLRCPTVGWKSVENAHLFSGSKFELREDASRFEGGSLNQSGMIAFAASLQMFTAVSQRFGADAIGNRVLERAQRLRSMLTQAGAKLLFGPWDETPHASAITTFEVPGESPDDFRTRALDAGVVISCRGGGIRASVHVYNDDADLQRLTDLVASSPAVSSSNPARS, encoded by the coding sequence ATGGTTTCCAAGCCTTCGTCGCGAGGCACAAATACGTCGATCGGATCAGATCTGGGTGACGATCCTTGGTCGTGGTGGCGAGACCGAATGCCGGTGACCAAGCATTGGGCCTACTTTGATCATGCGGCCGTGGCTCCGATCAGTCAGCCCGCTGCGGAAGCCCTTCGTTCGTTCGCTGACGTTGCGGCGTCGCACGGGGACGTCCACTGGATGGATTGGTCCAACGCCGTCAATCAATTGCGAGACTTGACGTCGGATTTGATTCATTGCGAGAAGGAAGAAGTCACTTTGGTTCCCAACACCACCACGGGGATCAATTTGGTTGCCGAAGGATTGGATTGGAAACCCGGTGACAACATGGTTGTTCCGGAGGGCGAGTTTCCTAGCAACCTGTATCCGTGGCTGAACCAGCAATCTCGCGGCGTCGAGATTCGAATCGTTCCGCGTCGCGATGGACGCGTCGAAGTCGCTGACTTGATGGCTCAAGTCGATGATCGCACGCGATTGATCTCGGTCAGTTGGGTTGGTTACGCCAGCGGCTTTCGGGTGGATCTGGGTCACTTGGTGAAAGAAGCACATTCACGTGGTGTGCTCGTGTTCCTCGATGCGATCCAGGGTTTGGGCATGTACCCGCTCGACATGCGGAGTTGCGATGTCGACTTCGTTGCCGCGGATGGGCACAAGTGGTTGCTGGGACCCGAAGGAGCTGGGGTGGCGGTGATTCGTCAACGTCATCTGAATTCGCTTCGGTGTCCGACCGTGGGATGGAAGAGTGTTGAAAACGCTCACCTGTTCTCAGGATCCAAATTTGAGTTGCGTGAGGACGCATCTCGTTTCGAGGGCGGTTCGCTGAACCAATCGGGGATGATCGCGTTTGCGGCCAGTTTGCAAATGTTTACGGCGGTGTCGCAGCGATTCGGCGCCGATGCGATCGGAAATCGCGTTTTGGAACGTGCTCAGCGTCTTCGCTCGATGCTGACGCAGGCTGGTGCGAAGTTGCTGTTTGGGCCGTGGGATGAGACGCCTCACGCCAGTGCGATCACAACCTTCGAAGTGCCGGGGGAATCGCCCGATGATTTCCGCACTCGGGCACTCGATGCGGGCGTGGTGATCAGTTGTCGCGGTGGCGGCATTCGGGCTAGCGTTCATGTCTATAATGACGACGCGGATTTGCAACGATTGACCGATTTGGTCGCCTCGTCCCCCGCTGTTTCCTCTTCCAATCCAGCGCGGAGCTGA
- the coaD gene encoding pantetheine-phosphate adenylyltransferase — translation MTLNSSHTDAGGLSHSIAVYTGSFDPVTLGHLHIIERASKLFDTLVVGIGINADKKSLFNPEERIELVQTISNHLPNVRVQTFDGLAVDFVRSLGAGVMVRGIRPLTDIAGEFTMMMANRQLDADIETVFLMADERFAHVSSSLLKQIAALSENDDHLAKFVPRPIIPSLRAKLAAPSV, via the coding sequence TTGACTCTGAATTCCTCCCACACCGACGCTGGCGGGTTGTCGCATTCCATTGCGGTGTACACCGGGTCGTTCGATCCTGTCACGCTTGGGCATTTGCACATCATCGAGCGTGCTTCAAAGCTATTCGACACGTTGGTGGTCGGGATCGGCATCAATGCCGACAAGAAGTCTTTGTTCAACCCGGAAGAGCGCATTGAATTGGTGCAAACCATTTCAAATCACCTGCCCAATGTCCGTGTTCAAACCTTCGATGGTTTGGCGGTCGATTTTGTTCGTTCACTGGGGGCCGGCGTCATGGTGCGCGGTATCCGCCCGCTTACCGACATCGCTGGTGAGTTCACGATGATGATGGCCAATCGCCAGTTGGATGCGGATATCGAAACCGTGTTCTTGATGGCCGACGAACGGTTCGCGCACGTCAGTTCATCGTTGTTGAAACAGATTGCTGCACTCAGTGAGAACGACGATCACTTGGCGAAGTTTGTGCCTCGTCCCATCATTCCATCACTGCGGGCCAAGCTGGCTGCTCCATCCGTGTGA
- a CDS encoding AraC family transcriptional regulator codes for MIVPGIQLMSGKSTHSKLSPPTRARQVRTAMSEQLPPWGVLVLESHHAPDFSMQWREHAFVKIVYFLSGAGMFHLDEHGIEFSAGDVFVIAPHQRNRICDGEGTPSSLYVGCICENVLKAEPVTAEKIASGKLSGGSRQTHFVASTLRRMVYTQDLSSASCGVDMMIDAWRLLRGVTDFDCNRKEGNDVADLEPNGVAQTSDVEVVQQYIDELQTSFLEATTIDAAANQLNLSRRTFTHLFRELTGTTWLRRVRELGIEHAKKLLQETDLPIASVAFESGFADLSTFYRRFTSMVGQSPAAYRQQTNTDV; via the coding sequence GTGATAGTTCCGGGGATCCAATTGATGTCCGGAAAATCAACACACTCAAAGTTGTCCCCGCCAACTCGCGCCCGGCAAGTTCGCACAGCGATGTCAGAGCAGTTGCCGCCATGGGGTGTTTTGGTGTTGGAGAGTCATCATGCTCCCGACTTTTCGATGCAATGGCGTGAGCACGCATTTGTCAAAATCGTTTACTTCCTCAGTGGCGCGGGGATGTTTCATTTGGATGAGCATGGCATTGAGTTCTCAGCGGGCGATGTATTTGTAATAGCACCGCATCAGCGGAATCGAATTTGCGATGGCGAAGGAACGCCGTCCAGTTTGTATGTCGGCTGCATCTGCGAGAACGTACTGAAGGCGGAGCCCGTCACCGCCGAAAAGATTGCTTCGGGCAAGCTGTCGGGCGGGAGTCGGCAAACGCATTTTGTCGCTTCAACGTTGCGGCGGATGGTTTACACGCAAGACTTGTCGTCGGCCTCGTGTGGCGTCGACATGATGATTGATGCTTGGCGTTTGCTTCGAGGCGTGACCGATTTCGATTGCAATCGAAAGGAAGGCAACGATGTGGCGGATCTCGAGCCGAACGGTGTTGCCCAGACGTCTGATGTGGAGGTCGTCCAGCAATACATCGATGAGTTGCAGACATCATTCTTGGAAGCAACCACGATCGATGCCGCCGCAAACCAACTCAATTTGTCTCGCCGCACCTTCACCCATCTTTTTCGTGAATTAACGGGCACCACTTGGTTGCGGCGAGTGCGAGAACTCGGAATCGAACACGCCAAAAAACTGTTGCAAGAAACCGATTTGCCGATCGCGTCGGTTGCCTTCGAATCCGGTTTCGCTGACCTGTCGACCTTCTATCGAAGATTCACATCCATGGTCGGCCAGTCACCAGCCGCCTATCGCCAGCAGACTAATACAGATGTCTGA